aaaccttaaaCATTTAATATGTAAGATCAGAGAATAGATTAGATTATTTCTCCTTAAGGAGCTACACTTCTTAAGatggaacacccagtacatttagttaaaaatggTGCTTCAAATCATGAATTCAagaataatacatattttggGAATCATTTTATGGAATATTGAAAGCTTGTATGCTAAAAtctaaacaataatataataaagaaatggtaaaaatctttaaatctGAATATGACATGTTGTAGAGAAGAGTTTACCAAACGAGAACAAAAACTTTGTTAGACGTTGAAAACTGTTTGCAATCTTTTTCCAACGTTAggtttaaatatgaaatatccTCAAATTTAGAAGAAGCACACTTACATTAATTATCAATATAAAGTAACTGGTGGtatatatggaaaaatatcTTGAAGTAGTTAATGAGGCTTTAATTGTGTGGTACTGACAATATAGTCTTTTACTACTTTGGTAAAGTTTATATGTGATTCTCAATAATATTGTGAAACTTTTCACTTACCCGCTTCAGATTCCTTAGCGTATTTGTATTCGGGCTCTGGTTTGGTCGGGATGAACGCGTCAAACGATGCCGGCAAAATCTCCCTTATCCTCTGATGATATGACAACCTAATAATTAAAGACAAAAGAGTAAATTGCTTTTTGCACTGTGCTTCGCACAGCTGAGCCACgtttaaaagctttaaaatagCTGCTGTTACCTCATGCACTTCAACATAACCTCCCTAACGAACTTGGGCTTCGGATGGTCCGGTTCGAGCCCTAAACAAACGTCCCAATCCTCCCACCTCCACCTAAACTGGAAGTTACTTAGATGGTACGAAAACCAGCTAACGAATCTGAAAAACACATAGTAATGGAacgttttcatattaaaaatttcttgaaaattacagTTCGTCCGTGCTTTGGACCGTCAATAGTAGTCGATCAAACAAACTTACCTATCGTAACAAGAGACATTCATAGAATCAATTCTATGGAATAGCATTTCCGTGGCGAGTGCCAGTACTTGTGGCATGCTGCTGGGCTGCAGTTTAcacaattcaatcaaaatcgAGCCATAGCATATTTCGAGGTACCTGGGAGCAGGCATGTGGAACAATTCCGCGAATATTACCTCCACAATACAATATTCAAGAGGAATTTTTAACTTGTAGGGAAAGTTAAGCAAGTGGGCTGCGCAGTCTTTTCTTTCCAGATGATACATTCCTAAAAAAGAGTAAAAACTGaagtttttaatacaaaaatacagaTGTGCAGTATGCGAAAACAAAGACTTCTACTATAAGATTTTCACAATAGTTATACTTACCAATAATTGAATGTAAATGTTCCTCAATTAGGAACCGTTCAATCGAATGGGCACCTGGTAAAATCGGACCTTCAGGGCAGTCTGTGTAATCAAAAAGTCTGAATACGACCCACGGCATCGGGTACTTGTATGAATCGTGATGGGGTGGGGGCAGAATACTCGGTAAGTTATGTTGTAATGCTTCACATAAGATGGAATCAAACGCCAAATATGGACGAGGAATGTGCTTTTCTGCCCAATTATCTTGCCTAAAACATCCGATTTGTTGCAATCGACTCAGAACCTTTCACGTGTTTATGCATTTtacatttgtttttgaaaaacagtgaggtttaataaagaatttttgatacaaattatttttttagatcttCTATACAATTTAACTACCACACCAAAACACCTATCTACCTTAACTTTCTGATTTGATCCCACAAACAGTCTAAATACTCCTCCTGGGGATGTGGGCTGTCGCTGGCCCACACTTTCAAGGCATTATGGTGCTTTTTTGGcctcttatttaaaaatacctcaATTTGTACAAGCAAGTGTTCTAGTGCTTGCTCTTTTTTCTCATACAGCTCTCTACCAACCCATGGAAGAGTGGAAAGGATGGCGAACACATACCAATCTCTGCGAAcctacattttttcaattatagaGTATTTCAGACACATGTAACAcagagaattaatttttttgactaATCAACGTTGccgaaaatttatttctcataTATTCTTATAGAATCAGGACTCTGAAGGTTGAGAAATTTGTCGTTACCTGGGGTACAGGATCTTCATTGGCAGCATCGATCATATTATCCAGCAATTGTAGAAGTGACGTCGCACTGATTACGTGGCAGTTAACCAGGTCTGCCAGAAATCTTAGAGAGTAGCGTGCAGGTTCCCATTTGCAACCTATGAATCGCCATAGAGAACAATCTTAATTTTATCCCAATTTTGCAGAAGCTTTTGTGCCAATTTGTATATCATAAAGGGTCAATAGATCAAAGTCCTGCAACTTCATCACAAGGTTAATTAATCTCcacaaaaatgtgaaaataaagCCTGAATATTGGTGAGTTTCAtggtttcaataaaaattattttattattgccaGTACATGGATCTAAGACTAATATTTTACAGTAAACAtaggcaaaaaaataaaggaagaGGCCATTCAGAACTAACCTTTAAGGGCttctttaaaagttttgaCCATGTATTCGACAAATTCGccaccaaaattgaaatttttagcattCAACAAACCAACAAGAGTTGTGTAGATTGTGCATTTTTCCGGCATGCGAATTGCACAGTCCGTGAGAATCCGTAGGATTTTCATTctgaaaatcgaaataaaagTTCTTGATTATGAGAAATTCTCTAAAATGGTCCATACTTGGGTTAGATCCAGGATAAAGGAACAGCAAATATCCATCAAAACTTACCTAAAAGTACTCAAGTCAGCTTCTAAAACACTAGCTAATCCTTCGAGGTTAGATTCCAATGAAGATGTACTTTTTTCTCCAACACGCAGAATGAGTGACTCCAACCTGTCttcaatttcttgattttctgACACTCGTCTTCTTTTTCTGTATGGCCTATCTGGAAGATGAAATCGTGGCAATTTATGTTTTGATCAAGGCATATTGAGGGTATATATTCTGCATGTTTCAAGTTTCTTACATTATGTTTATGTTGTGCTGTACCAGTAAATACATCctacttaaataattttgcttGAAGCAAATTATCTAATGCATATTATCATATATTTCCGATTTCAATAgggattaaaaattcatttaaatgtaataaataagaGGAAGCCTTACCATAGCCATCGTCTTCATCATGAGGCCTTCTCCTGCTCATTATCCTAGACCAAGACTGACAGTTAAGTTAAAAGCAATATGAGATGATAGGGCACCTTTTGGCAGAATTATAACAGCCgaaataaacacttttaacGAGGTAAAAAGTGAATTTGGGACAGAAAAAGACTACTGTCCACAACACTAAACACTTTAGCTTTAGCTACTTTTAGGTTAGTAGATTAGAATACACAAAATAACGCGTATTTAGTAGACGTTGCGAAAAAACTAGTTACCAAAGGTATTGGTGTACTCTGTTACTTAGACCTCCATAGCttagaacaaaatattatatatataaaattactaTGGTTGTAAATAATTACAAGGCATGCAAGGCAGTgtattaaattacattttaaaattttgactctCTCTGATAAATACAACTTTCTTTCCCTTGGATGCATGTTCCAGGTTCCGGCTATCACAGTTCCAGTTATATTGATGTCATTTCAACGTGAAATCTATTCTATCGGGGCTATGAGCATACTAGCTTGTAGGCAACCAAACTAACAGagatttaatttacattattttcttttaatcgtTTAAACcaggataaaaataaatctataaatgaagaaaattcactAATGAATTGcttcaaatattaattcaaatgTAATTAAGTAGTTGGTAGAAATTGACGTATAAAATAGTCTGTAGATTATAAGCTATTCACCGAAGAAAGTaagtaaaattatatttactaCGGTGTCAAGTAAAATGCCATTCCATTTCAGATATcacagtttttattaataaatgttctttGAATATGcttattaatattgaatttaatgttacgatataaacaataaacaagtaataaatcataaatgaCGGTAACCATATTTGCGAATATAGAAATTCTAATATAAACTTAATGCAAGTCCATGTTCAGTAAACTTCGCGAAGCACTTGTGGGAGCATATATTAGTAGGTACCAATCCACTACTTAATGAGCTATCTAAACTGTAATTCAGTAAGCAGTTTATGAGCAAAAACGTTCTTAATTCTAGCCTGATTTACAGTTAAATAATATCAAGTTGTTGCATGAAATCTTTATTCTACAGTAGCACCTCTAATTGAAGTTATCCGTTAATCCCATTCCCCAATATATACTGTTCCGGGGGGGACCGGAATGTAGCCCCTCGATGGTTGAGCTTGGAACCTGTAGAACATAGTGTAATGGTTATAAGGTGTACTTTGAGAAGATTCTGTGGTGtctgaaagaaaaagaaaatatttttttaattactgggaactttatacaggatgtttcagaaTAGTTTTTCTACTGACTACTGTAGATTTCTGtgaccaaaataagaaaaaaagttcatacaAACATAAGTCCGTTTTCGGTTCTTGTTTGAAGCGCAaggtgataaaaaattattattttttagcttCTTCCTAATAAGTCCCTTTCGgcattcaatattttttatgaaaattagaGAGCATAAAACAGGTGTAGAGACACATCTTTTGaggaaaaaactgttttgaacTTCACCAGTGGCGCCCAACACTGATGTGaccctgaacattttaaatgaaaaatatgatacgccgttagtttaaaagaaaataaaaataatattctgaATGCTTCATTTTTTGGCGAAAAAAAAGTCtcttgaacatttttcataacgttaacCATTTTTCAAAGAGTGTGTGAAAATATGCGAAAAAGGGCCGgacatgaattttttaatattagttagtaagtaatgttttttcttcatgAAAATGGTTAACATTATGAAAAATACTCAAAAGACcttatttttatagaaacatgaagcattcagaaaattatttattagtttttttaacgaatagcgtatcatatttttcgattaaaatGTTCAGGATCGCATCAATGGGGATGCCACTgatgaaatttcaaacattgttttccccttaaaaagATGTGTTTCCACACCTATTTTACACTccccaattttcattaaaaaatattgaacgCCGGAAGGGACTGATTaggaaaaaacattaattttttatcaccctgtatttcaaagAGGAAGCTAAAACGGACCAATATTCGTATGAATTTGGCAGACTTATTTTGAAACGCCCAGTAGAGAAGAtgatttccatggaaactaatAAAAGCCATCAGGGCATGCTTCATTTCATTACCTAATCCGCTGTCCAAACTCCTGGCACTCCACATTGCACTGGGATACAAGTTAGGATGTTTGACCTGAGACATTCTCCTCACGTGCTGTTCCATGGTACTCGGATGGTATGTAGGCTTCTGATGATATCCGTAAATTTGCTGGGTTGATGGTTCCTGCTGTTTGCTTAGTTTGCAGTTTTGTTGGTGGTACTTTTTGCCCGTCAATTTTGCCACAAAGTTCGGAATGCGGGCTCGCATGCCGCAGTAATAAGGGTCGTCTAAAGAGATTTAGTTGGATTAATTTTCGTTTATGGGTTTATGGAGATTCGCTGCTTGTGTTAAACTTTACGtcagtttaaaatattcagtcaAATCCAGAATAATATCATGGTGAGGTATTAAATTCGTGGGTTTATATGGTCATCTAACACACCTCACTTGAACACACTTAAGTTAACCTGGACTCATCCGAACTAGTCTTATTCACTAAATCCAAGCAAGACGTATGAATAACAGTAAGTTAAGTACGTATTTctaaacaatattaaattagtcAACTTTATGAATCTCTAATGATTTACCTGGCTGTTTCTTCTGTTTCTTAATTTTGGCCTTGTTCTTCGTAGAAGGAATCCTGCGTATTGAACTGGGAGGAGGAGCTTCCCGTGCTTGTTCCTCGTAATCGGGCTGAACACACAAATTTTTACACTTCATGACTACCCTTGAGTAACTGGAACTGACCTGCGGAATATTACAGGGCTCCAATTTCTTCCTCGGTGGAAGCTCTGGAGGATTTCCCTCCCTCTTGGAACTAATGCTCCCCCCACTGTTGCTGTCCTCATTGCCAGTGGAGTTGTTGCTGTATTGCTGGCTGTTGCTTTTCCCATTGACCAGAGAAGTTTTCGAGCTTGCGCATATTGAATAATTCCCTTCTTCTATTGGAGTGGGGGCAGAGCCTCTCATTGGAGAGGAGACGTCTTAAAAAACTCTATATTATTCTATGCACATAgataaaaaggttttaaactACCTATAGGGATTTGGGATTTTAGCATATCAATTGCGACTAAATTAACCACTAACATCCATAAAGGGGATTTAAGCACGTCTTGTTCGTTCTTCACGAAAGCTATCGCACTCAGGCATTGATTTTCCAATCGTCTCCTATTGGGATATGCCCGTTTTAGTTCATTATTCACATTAACCTGCAAAGAAGtattaaacaaattcaaataataactTAGAGTTTAGTGGTGTTACttgaaatttcttcatatCAAACAATGTAAATGCCTTATTCGGAGGTAGAACCCCATGAGGTAACTTCAAGACTTCACTTGATATGGCACTCTCTTCGTCTAAAGTCGTGTGTCTGACGAACACGTTTGAGCGAGACAGTCTTTTGATTAGGATATTGCCACTTTcgtccatttttattttcacgcCCTGCATCAAAAATTagtaaacttaaaattagtttatacTTTTTCGCACACAAAGTCCTGGTCATTTTGCTAAAACCAACAAGTTTCCACACAAACGCTGAAATCAgcttttttgatatttggatGGTTTCCACGGAAACCATTTAATAcagtttccatggaaaccatCTAATACAGGTTGGAACAgtcaaattgattaaattgtatatctgcatatttcaaaatatgtgaaaaaaatacctaaaaacgtcaattttattattctgaaattacattttgaaatgtaaaaattttatcccTAAATTCAATTCCCTTTGAGTGATAATAGCAACccccaaaatttaaaaaaaaattttaaattgaaagtatGGGTTTGTGATacttcatttgaaaggtcattttctattcaaaattgatgtggttttaaactttatttgaaacaataatagacaacaaataaattcatgtaatTGAGGAAATTCTCTACAGCAAAGTAAAAACTTATAAACTAGCACCACTTCGTTattaataatgcaataaaataacaaaacaaatcaatgTTAATTAACATACTTCGACTTAACTTTTCCAAATCGGTGGATAGCGAAGCGAGGATCGCTAGAATGGCCAGCACGATCACCGGATCTTACTCCATTAGAATTCTTCTTATGGGGATATGTGAAGAGTATGGTTTACGAAACTAAACCACGCGATCTAGTtgatttaaaaagaagaataacGGTTACGATTAGATCGGTTACTCTCAGATGTTGATTAATGttagaagacatttttatcTACGGTTAGGATACTGCCAAGAGGTTCATGGCATACATTTTGAACATCTCATAGAAGATTGagattgatttattttaaatggtattagttattaagtttCAAGTTTATTGTGGAGAATGTCGTCAattacatgaatttatttttttctattattctttgcaatcaaatttaaaaccatagcagttttgaataaagaatgaaaagactcTTCCATTGAGGTATCATAAACCCATGcttaccatttaaaaattttggaattgcAATTGTCACGCAAAAGGGGTTAAATTTAGGGATAAAAATTTCACGTTACTGGATGtaatttctgattttaaaattgacatgtttcggtatttttttacatatattgAAATATGCAGATATTCCATTTGGCTatttcaccctgtataattcaACGGTTCGTATCTGTAAACAGGCAGccgattaattaatttttacgttTCTGTGGAAATTATCCTTTTGGTAAAATTAACAGGACTTTGATATTGGCCGAGAACTTACATGGCCTATGTGTCTTCGGCATTCTTCAGTTCTCTTGTCTCTGAGGGGATTTTCAAATCCTGATAATCCGATCCTGGATTGAGGTCAATGATAACTGTTAGTGACGAAGAGAATGATATTAATTGTTTGGAAGTTACCTGAATCCATCAAATCCAGA
This DNA window, taken from Euwallacea similis isolate ESF13 chromosome 5, ESF131.1, whole genome shotgun sequence, encodes the following:
- the Cbp80 gene encoding nuclear cap-binding protein subunit 1 codes for the protein MSRRRPHDEDDGYDRPYRKRRRVSENQEIEDRLESLILRVGEKSTSSLESNLEGLASVLEADLSTFRMKILRILTDCAIRMPEKCTIYTTLVGLLNAKNFNFGGEFVEYMVKTFKEALKGCKWEPARYSLRFLADLVNCHVISATSLLQLLDNMIDAANEDPVPQVRRDWYVFAILSTLPWVGRELYEKKEQALEHLLVQIEVFLNKRPKKHHNALKVWASDSPHPQEEYLDCLWDQIRKLRQDNWAEKHIPRPYLAFDSILCEALQHNLPSILPPPHHDSYKYPMPWVVFRLFDYTDCPEGPILPGAHSIERFLIEEHLHSIIGMYHLERKDCAAHLLNFPYKLKIPLEYCIVEVIFAELFHMPAPRYLEICYGSILIELCKLQPSSMPQVLALATEMLFHRIDSMNVSCYDRFVSWFSYHLSNFQFRWRWEDWDVCLGLEPDHPKPKFVREVMLKCMRLSYHQRIREILPASFDAFIPTKPEPEYKYAKESEAVNLPGTAAAHQLVVTIRQKCSPEEVLAVLKDLPNPRSDEEADGRFNPLKIDVFVQTLLNLGSKSFSHSFAAISKFHYVFKILADSEEAQICVLRNMFELWHNHQQMMVVLIDKMLKTQIVECSAVANWIFSKENSAEFTKNYIWEILHLTIKKMNRHVIKLTGELTEAREKLARAEESSDSESDEEKKKTEDSEKPSEEMVERMEEKLEAAQADQKNLFLIIFQRFIMILSEHLVRCDTDGKDYNTHWYKWTIGRLQQVFLTHQEQVQKYSSTLETLLFTQDLDPHILEIFQQFVSLQG
- the LOC136409137 gene encoding uncharacterized protein, encoding MMVSRRKILSKSRDDINLLSNGQPEDSEDVWYQKEKLFKDHIQEVLNKWNQIDDEIWSKVIVLERNRRVAKAYARAPVLTVNGSDSGFDGFRIGLSGFENPLRDKRTEECRRHIGHGVKIKMDESGNILIKRLSRSNVFVRHTTLDEESAISSEVLKLPHGVLPPNKAFTLFDMKKFQVNVNNELKRAYPNRRRLENQCLSAIAFVKNEQDVLKSPLWMLVVNLVAIDMLKSQIPIDVSSPMRGSAPTPIEEGNYSICASSKTSLVNGKSNSQQYSNNSTGNEDSNSGGSISSKREGNPPELPPRKKLEPCNIPQPDYEEQAREAPPPSSIRRIPSTKNKAKIKKQKKQPDDPYYCGMRARIPNFVAKLTGKKYHQQNCKLSKQQEPSTQQIYGYHQKPTYHPSTMEQHVRRMSQVKHPNLYPSAMWSARSLDSGLDTTESSQSTPYNHYTMFYRFQAQPSRGYIPVPPGTVYIGEWD